The Struthio camelus isolate bStrCam1 chromosome 5, bStrCam1.hap1, whole genome shotgun sequence genome has a segment encoding these proteins:
- the CD6 gene encoding T-cell differentiation antigen CD6 isoform X1, with product MEMLYTLLAALSLAAPGQAQVKPTGPPASPESSITGNASVEPGVLGMAALRLANGSSPCGGTVQVLHHGRWTPVCRESWSIAASHALCKRLHCGDAEESGAADAPTVVLAPFGDGDIPSARNVCVAVTANCSSWERGPCLLKLATMPHCCRAGLAKVTCTGPHRLQLAGGRSRCEGRVEMEQAGEWGTVCDDAWDLTDANVVCRQLRCGWALHARDNASFGRGSGLILRDDVSCEGHEDHLWDCPATQKHDCSHKEDAGVVCSEHQQWQLSGGRDGCAGRVEVFFRGTWSTVCDSTWYETEASVLCHMLGCGPPVERPSFNHTLPGKMLYECTSPQPSLAHCKWTYNKSAPCHQSRAAGVICNGSQGLQTPAPVETPKPSSATYLSTGDSSSERAQIPLHMPLFILCLVLGALLLLTTLAFIITLLRMRKMNAHTVSSSSLAGPVLVTHSAQGLDVPSGVSNDYRDMPPSLRKGQDPPVTATQAAKESDSDSDSDSDYEHYDFSSKPPVALSTFYNSLRRQPGEQSVSLIPSQAGTFTAEETALLPPQPCNRASSSSSSSASAEPYCNDNVVPPYPWACPQPPADSTHLHAATPVHGSTEYPCAAPPGTPHMPVPVPTLSHPWVPMSPAEPNPAESSSTSSGEWYENVQGTEPARDPSACPGWPPPSCPAGVYEQDSDTSEGSDYDDIQASAY from the exons CCCAAGTGAAGCCAACAGGGCCTCCTGCCAGCCCAGAGAGCAGCATCACTGGAAATGCCTCTGTGGAGCCAG GTGTCCTTGGCATGGCTGCACTCCGCCTGGCAAATGGCAGTAGTCCCTGTGGGGGAACAGTGCAGGTCCTGCACCATGGGCGGTGGACACCAGTGTGCCGGGAGTCCTGGAGCATCGCTGCATCTCATGCTCTCTGCAAGCGCCTGCATTGCGGAGATGCAGAGGAGTCTGGTGCAGCAGATGCTCCCACTGTGGTGCTGGCTCCCTTTGGCGATGGAGACATCCCTTCTGCTCGCAACGTCTGTGTGGCTGTCACggccaactgcagcagctgggagagggggcCCTGCCTACTGAAGCTGGCCACCATGCcccactgctgcagagcagggctggctaAGGTCACCTGCACAG GTCCCCACAGACTGCAGCTGGCTGGTGGGAGGAGCCGCTGCGAGGGCCGGGTGGAGATGGAGCAGGCGGGTGAATGGGGCACAGTGTGCGATGACGCCTGGGACCTCACCGACGCCAACGTGGTGTGCCGGCAACTGCGGTGCGGCTGGGCCCTGCACGCACGGGACAATGCCTCCTTTGGCCGGGGCAGCGGGCTCATCCTCCGGGACGATGTGAGCTGCGAGGGGCATGAAGACCATCTGTGGGACTGCCCTGCCACCCAGAAGCACGACTGCAGCCACAAGGAGGATGCTGGCGTGGTGTGCTCAG AGCACCAGCAGTGGCAGCTCTCTGGGGGCCGAGATGGCTGTGCTGGCCGGGTCGAGGTCTTCTTCAGGGGCACGTGGAGCACGGTGTGCGACAGCACATGGTATGAGACAGAGGCCAGTGTGCTGTGCCACATGCTGGGCTGCGGGCCTCCCGTCGAGCGGCCCTCCTTCAACCACACACTGCCCGGCAAGATGCTCTACGAGTGCACGAGCCCACAGCCATCACTGGCCCACTGCAAGTGGACCTACAACAAGTCAGCTCCCTGCCACCAGTCCCGGGCAGCCGGTGTGATCTGCAATG GCTCCCAGGGCTTGCAGACGCCAGCCCCAGTGGAAACGCCAAAACCAAGCAGCGCGACATACCTGAGCA CTGGGGACTCCTCAAGTGAGAGGGCCCAGATCCCGCTGCACATGCCGCTCTTCATCCTGTGCCTGGTTCTGGGAGCACTGCTCCTGCTTACCACTCTGGCTTTCATCATCACACTGCTGAGGATGAGGAAGATGAATG cccACACCGTGTCCTCTTCCTCACTAGCTGGGCCAGTCCTGGTGACTCACAGTGCCCAGGGACTCGATGTGCCCTCCGGAGTCTCCAATGACTACAGGGACATGCCCCCTAGCCTCCGCAAAGGACAAG ACCCGCCAGTCACAGCCACTCAGGCAGCCAAGGAATCCGACTCCGACTCTGACTCCGACTCCGACTACGAACACTATGACTTCAGCAGCAAGCCGCCTGTGGCCCTCTCCACCTTCTACA aCTCCCTGCGACGCCAGCCAGGGGAGCAGTCAGTCTCACTGATACCGAGCCAGGCCGGGACGTTCACTGCAGAGG agacagccctgctgcccccccagccctgcaacAGGgcaagcagctcctccagctcatCTGCCTCTGCGGAGCCCTACTGCAACGACAACGTGGTCCCCCCATACCCCTgggcctgcccgcagcccccggctgaCAGCACCCACCTGCATGCAGCAACCCCTGTGCATGGCAGCACCGAATACCCCTGCGCAG CTCCTCCAGGAACACCTCACATGCCCGTCCCTGTCCCAACGCTCTCCCACCCCTGGGTGCCCATGTCTCCCGCAGAGCCTAATCCTGCTGAGAGCTCCAGCACCTCCTCGGGGGAGTGGTACGAGAACGTGCAGGGTACAGAGCCAGCCAGGGACCCGTCTGCGTGCCCTG GCTGGCCACCTCCTTCCTGCCCCGCAGGGGTATATGAACAAGACTCTGATACCTCCGAGGGCAGTGACTATGATGACATCCAGGCCTCTGCCTACTGA